In one window of Ketogulonicigenium robustum DNA:
- a CDS encoding UdgX family uracil-DNA binding protein (This protein belongs to the uracil DNA glycosylase superfamily, members of which act in excision repair of DNA. However, it belongs more specifically to UdgX branch, whose founding member was found to bind uracil in DNA (where it does not belong), without cleaving it, appears to promote DNA repair by a pathway involving RecA, rather than base excision.), with protein sequence MTYAVTLPADNPFEGWRAAARVAISHRIQPAAIAWSDSAAPELFAPAPLPDTPGPHQARVTPAFLKLARSVLWHSAADRFALLYHALWRIDGGDGDPLSQADPLGRRLNLMAKSVGRDIHKMHAFVRFRELPAGPRRRFAAWFEPEHRILRPASSFFAKRFADMDWVIATPHLTAEFTDGTLRFLPAAPRPTLPDDASEALWATYFANIFNPARVKLAAMRSEMPKKYWKNMPETQLIPAMLQDAEARVARMRAAASTTPTPRAAAISTRYRAAQALPDSIPETLDAARTAALHCRRCDLCEAATQTVWGLGNPAAPLMIVGEQPGDREDLTGQPFVGPAGTLLHDLMAEAALPSDQIWLTNAVKHFKFTPRGKQRLHQSPTRGEIQHCRWWLGLEMAFVEPKLVVALGASAAFALTQNDAPLTNRRGTTETGLHGGPVLITWHPAALLRQPDPALRAAQKAQLLVDLQTARAALGV encoded by the coding sequence GTGACCTACGCCGTTACCCTGCCTGCCGACAACCCGTTCGAGGGGTGGCGGGCGGCGGCGCGTGTGGCCATCAGCCACCGCATTCAGCCCGCTGCCATCGCATGGTCAGATAGCGCGGCCCCCGAACTGTTTGCACCCGCACCGCTGCCCGACACACCCGGCCCGCATCAGGCGCGCGTCACCCCCGCGTTTCTAAAGCTCGCCCGCTCCGTCTTGTGGCACAGCGCGGCGGACAGGTTCGCCCTGCTGTATCACGCGCTGTGGCGCATCGATGGCGGCGATGGCGACCCGCTGTCGCAGGCCGACCCGCTGGGCCGCCGTCTCAATCTTATGGCAAAATCCGTGGGGCGCGACATCCACAAAATGCATGCCTTCGTGCGGTTTCGCGAACTGCCCGCAGGCCCCCGCCGCCGTTTTGCCGCGTGGTTCGAACCCGAACACCGCATTTTGCGCCCTGCCAGCAGCTTCTTCGCCAAGCGCTTTGCCGATATGGATTGGGTCATCGCCACCCCGCACCTGACCGCCGAATTCACCGATGGCACGCTGCGCTTCTTGCCCGCCGCGCCGCGCCCGACCCTGCCCGACGACGCCTCCGAGGCGCTGTGGGCCACCTATTTCGCCAATATCTTCAACCCTGCGCGCGTCAAACTGGCCGCCATGCGCAGCGAAATGCCCAAGAAATATTGGAAAAACATGCCCGAAACGCAGCTGATCCCCGCGATGCTGCAAGATGCCGAGGCCCGCGTTGCCCGCATGCGCGCGGCTGCCAGCACAACGCCCACACCGCGGGCCGCCGCTATCTCGACCCGCTACCGCGCCGCGCAAGCCCTGCCCGACAGCATCCCCGAAACCTTGGATGCGGCGCGCACCGCCGCGCTGCACTGCCGCCGCTGCGACCTGTGCGAAGCCGCGACCCAAACCGTCTGGGGCCTTGGCAACCCCGCCGCCCCCCTGATGATCGTCGGCGAACAACCCGGCGACCGCGAGGATCTGACCGGCCAGCCCTTCGTCGGCCCCGCCGGCACGCTGCTGCACGACCTGATGGCCGAGGCCGCTTTGCCCAGCGACCAGATCTGGCTGACGAACGCGGTCAAACATTTCAAATTCACCCCGCGCGGCAAGCAGCGCCTGCACCAGTCACCCACGCGGGGCGAAATCCAGCACTGCCGCTGGTGGCTAGGGCTGGAAATGGCCTTCGTTGAACCAAAACTGGTGGTCGCTTTAGGCGCCAGCGCCGCCTTTGCGCTGACGCAGAACGACGCGCCCCTGACTAATCGGCGCGGCACAACAGAAACCGGCCTGCACGGCGGGCCGGTGCTGATCACATGGCACCCCGCCGCCCTGCTGCGCCAGCCCGATCCGGCCTTGCGCGCGGCCCAGAAGGCGCAGCTTTTGGTCGACCTGCAAACCGCCCGCGCGGCCCTAGGGGTATAG
- a CDS encoding sugar phosphate isomerase/epimerase family protein, which translates to MKYIKPIAIAALSTTIALPVVAQDRTVGDLPIAAQMFTMRNFGTLDEQLAAVAAAGVTAVETVGFQGVSADELKALLDKHGIIAMSTHAQLADLRDNLDAVIAFNKAIDNDVLTVPYLAEDQRPTDAAGWAELGTELGEIAASVAAQDMQLAYHNHAFELDEYDGKTGLEILFDAAGDGLHAEIDVAWVARAGFDPAEFLGRFDGRLFAIHAKDNYPEGEGEAERGFAIIGTGTLDFDTILPAAEAAGAKWFVIEHDMPVDAAVVVKDGAAYLLEHLPASVTR; encoded by the coding sequence ATGAAGTACATAAAGCCCATCGCCATCGCGGCGCTGTCCACCACCATCGCCCTGCCCGTCGTCGCACAAGACCGCACGGTTGGGGATCTGCCCATTGCGGCGCAAATGTTCACCATGCGCAATTTCGGCACCCTCGACGAACAACTGGCCGCCGTCGCCGCTGCAGGCGTCACCGCTGTAGAAACCGTCGGCTTCCAAGGCGTCAGTGCGGATGAACTGAAGGCGCTGCTTGACAAGCACGGCATCATCGCCATGTCGACCCACGCCCAACTGGCCGACCTGCGCGACAACCTCGATGCTGTCATTGCCTTTAACAAAGCCATCGACAACGACGTGCTGACCGTGCCCTATCTGGCCGAAGACCAGCGCCCAACCGACGCCGCAGGCTGGGCCGAACTGGGCACCGAACTGGGCGAAATCGCCGCATCGGTCGCCGCGCAAGACATGCAACTGGCCTACCACAACCACGCGTTCGAGCTGGACGAGTACGACGGTAAAACCGGCCTCGAAATTCTGTTCGACGCCGCGGGCGATGGCCTGCACGCCGAAATCGACGTCGCATGGGTGGCGCGCGCCGGTTTTGATCCGGCCGAATTCCTTGGCCGTTTCGATGGCCGCCTGTTCGCCATCCACGCCAAGGACAACTACCCCGAAGGCGAGGGCGAGGCCGAGCGCGGCTTTGCCATCATCGGCACCGGCACGCTCGATTTTGATACCATCCTGCCCGCCGCCGAGGCTGCTGGTGCAAAATGGTTTGTCATTGAACACGACATGCCCGTCGATGCCGCCGTCGTTGTGAAAGACGGCGCCGCCTACCTGCTGGAACACCTGCCCGCCAGCGTGACGCGCTAA
- a CDS encoding siderophore-interacting protein — protein MGELQCYATVARSDVAAIMPQIRDRLASYQAVIAAEAPDSVRMEYPFGWLALRWDAAGLVLQGGAEAATGLARLKDLMATAVRVYARPNPPAVVWQGDNAGDTHLESFRLMEVAASVRITPHMQRVRLHGTGLDRFAAFGAMHVRLQLPTPEVPAPVWPIAGPDGLPLWPDPENKPAPRVYTVRQLNAAEGWMDIDLLLHDTDGPGATWARTVQVGEHVGVIGPVGRPLKPQADHYLLGADETGLPAIARMLESLPAAASGHAFVEVAREADVQPIANQTGIALHWIYRGDAPAGAALEAAILAQPFPSGNAFGWFAAEAAHATAVREYWRGTLGLGRDQTLVAAYWRRGTSGHMAG, from the coding sequence ATGGGTGAACTTCAGTGCTACGCCACCGTGGCGCGCAGCGATGTGGCGGCGATTATGCCGCAGATCCGCGACCGGCTGGCCAGCTATCAGGCGGTGATCGCAGCCGAGGCGCCCGATAGTGTCCGGATGGAATACCCCTTTGGTTGGCTGGCCCTGCGCTGGGATGCGGCGGGGCTGGTGCTGCAAGGCGGGGCCGAGGCGGCGACAGGGTTGGCGCGGCTGAAAGATCTGATGGCGACGGCGGTGCGGGTTTATGCGCGCCCCAATCCGCCTGCGGTGGTGTGGCAGGGCGACAATGCGGGCGACACGCATTTGGAATCCTTTCGGCTGATGGAGGTTGCGGCCAGCGTGCGCATCACGCCGCATATGCAGCGCGTCCGCCTGCATGGGACGGGGCTGGACCGGTTTGCCGCCTTTGGTGCGATGCATGTGCGTCTGCAACTTCCGACCCCCGAAGTGCCTGCGCCGGTTTGGCCGATTGCGGGGCCCGATGGGTTGCCCCTGTGGCCCGACCCCGAAAATAAGCCCGCCCCCCGCGTCTACACCGTGCGCCAGCTGAACGCCGCCGAAGGCTGGATGGATATCGACCTGCTGCTGCACGATACCGATGGGCCCGGGGCGACGTGGGCGCGGACGGTGCAGGTCGGTGAACATGTCGGCGTCATCGGCCCCGTTGGCCGACCGCTGAAGCCGCAGGCCGACCACTATTTGCTGGGTGCGGACGAAACCGGCCTGCCTGCGATTGCGCGCATGTTGGAAAGCCTGCCCGCCGCTGCGTCCGGCCATGCCTTTGTCGAGGTGGCGCGCGAGGCCGACGTGCAGCCGATTGCTAATCAGACGGGCATCGCGCTGCACTGGATTTACCGCGGCGATGCGCCCGCAGGTGCGGCTTTGGAAGCGGCCATCTTGGCGCAGCCTTTCCCATCGGGCAATGCGTTCGGCTGGTTCGCAGCCGAGGCCGCCCACGCCACTGCGGTGCGTGAATACTGGCGCGGGACGCTGGGCCTTGGGCGCGACCAGACGTTGGTTGCGGCCTATTGGCGGCGCGGCACCAGCGGGCATATGGCGGGGTAA
- a CDS encoding gluconate 2-dehydrogenase subunit 3 family protein, producing MDRRSLLQMIAATTGMALIGGRASAEPAQYRAEVAPFTLDAAEINTLDHLAEVIIPRTDTPGAIDAQVGAFMAVYVADCYTGAERSIFRNGIAALDRTANQRYGGTFVRLSDPQRRAIVDDLEVVSKGSTTSKPHYYTMMKQLTLFGFFTSEAGATEALEYVAVPGMYEDIPLEPGQRAWAT from the coding sequence ATGGATCGCCGCTCGCTTTTGCAAATGATCGCCGCAACCACCGGCATGGCCCTGATCGGGGGCCGCGCCAGCGCAGAACCCGCGCAATACCGCGCCGAGGTCGCCCCCTTCACGTTGGACGCGGCCGAGATCAACACCCTCGACCATCTGGCCGAGGTGATCATCCCCCGCACCGACACCCCCGGCGCGATTGACGCGCAGGTCGGCGCTTTCATGGCCGTCTATGTGGCCGATTGCTACACGGGGGCCGAACGGTCGATCTTCCGCAACGGTATCGCCGCGCTCGACCGGACGGCGAACCAGCGCTACGGCGGCACCTTCGTGCGCCTGTCCGACCCGCAGCGCCGCGCGATCGTCGACGACCTCGAGGTCGTATCCAAAGGCAGCACCACCAGCAAACCGCACTACTACACGATGATGAAGCAGTTGACATTGTTCGGTTTCTTCACATCCGAAGCCGGCGCGACCGAGGCGCTGGAATACGTCGCTGTCCCCGGCATGTACGAGGACATCCCGCTGGAGCCGGGCCAACGCGCCTGGGCAACCTGA
- a CDS encoding Gfo/Idh/MocA family protein: MTTNRPLRLGMIGGGTGAFMGYVHRIAARLDGNYELVAGALSSRPDVAQSSGRALGLADDRIYSDFTEMARAESTRPDGVEVVAIVTPNHMHVAPARAFLQAGIHVICDKPLAGSLAEAEELAAVTPANGARFLLTHTYTGYPLVRLARDMVARGDLGTIRMVQVEYAQDWLTVETPDEQAGTAWRADPAKSGGGGAIADIGTHAYNLARFVSGLQLHSLSADLDSFVPGRRVDDNAHIMLRFQGGAKGMLWASQVAVGNENSIRLRVFGDKASLDWQHTQPNELTFTRFGEARQIITRNGAGSNGMGRIPSGHPEGYLEAFATLYDDFAAVIRTGADRPLPTLADGVEGMRFITSALASAQNDARWQPLV, translated from the coding sequence ATGACCACAAATCGCCCACTTCGCCTTGGCATGATCGGCGGCGGCACAGGTGCCTTCATGGGCTATGTGCACCGCATCGCCGCGCGCCTTGATGGCAATTATGAACTGGTCGCAGGCGCGCTCTCCTCGCGCCCCGATGTGGCGCAGTCCAGCGGCCGTGCCCTCGGTCTTGCCGATGACCGTATCTACAGCGACTTCACCGAAATGGCCCGCGCCGAATCCACCCGCCCCGACGGGGTCGAGGTCGTGGCCATCGTCACCCCCAACCACATGCACGTCGCCCCCGCCCGCGCCTTTTTGCAGGCCGGCATCCACGTGATTTGCGACAAACCCCTTGCCGGATCGCTGGCCGAGGCCGAGGAACTGGCCGCCGTCACCCCCGCCAACGGCGCGCGCTTTTTGCTGACCCATACCTATACCGGCTACCCGCTGGTGCGGCTTGCGCGTGACATGGTCGCGCGCGGTGACCTCGGCACGATCCGCATGGTGCAGGTGGAATACGCGCAAGACTGGCTGACGGTTGAAACCCCCGACGAACAGGCCGGCACCGCGTGGCGCGCCGACCCCGCCAAATCCGGCGGCGGCGGGGCCATCGCCGACATCGGCACCCATGCCTACAACCTCGCCCGCTTTGTCAGCGGCTTGCAGCTGCACAGCCTCAGTGCCGACCTCGACAGCTTTGTCCCGGGCCGCCGCGTCGATGACAACGCCCATATCATGCTGCGCTTCCAAGGCGGCGCCAAGGGAATGCTCTGGGCCAGCCAAGTCGCCGTCGGCAATGAAAACAGCATCCGCCTGCGCGTCTTCGGCGACAAAGCGTCCCTCGACTGGCAACACACGCAACCGAACGAGCTGACCTTTACCCGCTTTGGCGAGGCGCGCCAGATCATCACCCGCAACGGCGCAGGCAGCAATGGCATGGGGCGCATCCCCTCGGGCCACCCCGAAGGCTACCTCGAGGCGTTCGCGACCCTCTATGACGACTTCGCCGCCGTCATCCGTACCGGTGCCGACCGCCCCCTGCCCACCCTTGCCGACGGGGTCGAGGGGATGCGCTTCATCACCTCGGCCCTTGCTTCGGCCCAAAACGACGCCCGCTGGCAACCACTCGTCTAA
- a CDS encoding putative DNA modification/repair radical SAM protein, whose protein sequence is MTLQDKLAILSDAAKYDASCASSGGEKRDARQGGVGSSGGSGICHAYTPDGRCISLLKILMTNFCIFDCAYCINRVSSNVERARFSVEEVVTLTLEFYRRNYIEGLFLSSGIIRSPDQTMADMARIARTLRQDHGFKGYIHLKTIPDAAPDLIREAGLYADRLSINVELPQDASVRKFAPEKRPETIRAAMAQVRLEGEAATDKSHTGKRPPRFAPAGQSTQMIIGADATDDVTILKSATRLYTGYKLRRVYYSAFSPIPDASAALPLIQPPLLREHRLYQADWLLRFYGFSADEIATGTQAGHLDLDIDPKLAWALQHRGLFPLDINRAPRDMLLRVPGFGTRTVDRIIASRRSRALRYEDLVRMGALMKKAKPFITAPGWTPRALLDSSDLRARFAPPPEQLRLL, encoded by the coding sequence ATGACGCTGCAAGACAAACTGGCGATTCTTTCCGATGCCGCCAAATACGACGCCTCCTGCGCATCCAGCGGGGGCGAAAAACGCGACGCGCGCCAAGGTGGCGTCGGATCATCGGGCGGCAGCGGCATCTGCCACGCATATACGCCCGACGGACGCTGCATCAGCCTGCTCAAAATTCTGATGACGAATTTCTGCATTTTCGATTGCGCCTATTGCATCAACCGCGTCTCCTCGAACGTCGAACGGGCGCGTTTCAGCGTCGAGGAAGTGGTCACGCTGACGCTGGAATTCTACCGCCGTAACTATATCGAGGGGCTATTCCTCTCCTCGGGGATCATCCGCTCGCCCGACCAGACGATGGCCGACATGGCGCGGATCGCACGGACGCTGCGGCAAGACCACGGCTTCAAAGGCTACATCCACCTGAAAACCATCCCCGACGCCGCCCCCGACCTGATCCGCGAGGCGGGCCTTTACGCCGACCGCCTGTCGATCAATGTCGAGCTGCCGCAAGACGCCAGCGTGCGCAAGTTCGCCCCCGAAAAACGCCCCGAGACGATCCGCGCCGCCATGGCCCAAGTCCGGCTAGAGGGCGAGGCCGCGACCGATAAATCCCACACCGGCAAACGTCCGCCCCGCTTCGCCCCCGCTGGCCAAAGCACGCAAATGATCATCGGCGCCGACGCAACCGACGATGTGACCATCCTCAAAAGCGCGACGCGGCTTTATACCGGCTACAAACTGCGGCGGGTTTACTATTCCGCCTTCTCACCCATCCCCGACGCCTCGGCCGCGCTGCCGCTGATCCAGCCGCCGCTGCTGCGCGAGCACCGGCTGTATCAGGCCGACTGGCTGCTGCGCTTCTATGGCTTCAGCGCCGACGAAATCGCCACCGGCACGCAGGCGGGTCACCTTGACCTTGATATCGACCCCAAACTGGCCTGGGCCCTGCAGCATCGCGGCCTGTTCCCGCTGGATATCAACCGCGCCCCGCGTGACATGCTGCTGCGGGTGCCCGGCTTCGGCACGCGCACGGTCGACCGCATCATCGCCAGCCGCCGCAGCCGCGCCCTGCGGTACGAAGATCTGGTTCGGATGGGCGCGCTGATGAAAAAGGCCAAGCCCTTCATCACCGCCCCGGGGTGGACACCGCGCGCGCTTCTCGACAGCAGCGATCTGCGCGCCCGCTTCGCCCCGCCGCCCGAACAACTGCGCCTGCTGTGA
- a CDS encoding sugar phosphate isomerase/epimerase family protein produces MKTLKGPGLFLAQFVGDSAPFDTLDGICAWAADLGYKAIQIPTTVPALMDLHLAAQSQTYADELKGKIATHGLEISELSTHIQGQLVAVHPAYDLAFDGFAPPELRGKPTDRTAWAVDQLKLAAKASSNLGLNASATFSGALAWPYIYPWPQRPAGLVEAAFDELAARWLPILNAYEDAGVDLCYETHAGEDLHDGVSYEMFLQRTGNHARANLLYDPSHFVLQQLDYLQFIDFYHDRIRMFHVKDAEFNPTGRQGVYGGYQSWADRAGRFRSLGDGQVDFKSIFAKLAQYDYAGWAVLEWECVIKHPEDGAREGAAFIRDHIIRVTERAFDDFANTGVDAQMNRKMLGLGA; encoded by the coding sequence ATGAAAACCCTCAAAGGCCCCGGCCTGTTTCTGGCCCAATTCGTCGGCGATTCCGCCCCTTTCGACACGCTGGACGGCATCTGCGCCTGGGCCGCAGACCTTGGCTACAAGGCCATCCAAATACCTACAACGGTTCCGGCCCTGATGGATCTGCACCTTGCCGCGCAATCTCAAACCTACGCGGACGAGCTTAAGGGCAAAATCGCCACCCATGGCCTCGAAATCTCGGAACTCTCGACGCATATCCAAGGCCAGCTTGTCGCCGTCCACCCCGCCTATGACCTGGCGTTTGACGGCTTCGCCCCGCCCGAACTGCGCGGCAAACCCACCGATCGCACCGCTTGGGCCGTCGATCAGCTAAAGCTGGCGGCAAAGGCCTCGTCCAATCTGGGCCTGAACGCCAGCGCCACCTTCTCGGGCGCGCTGGCGTGGCCCTATATCTACCCGTGGCCGCAGCGCCCCGCAGGTCTGGTCGAAGCGGCCTTTGACGAACTCGCCGCCCGCTGGCTGCCCATCCTGAACGCCTACGAAGACGCCGGCGTCGATCTGTGCTACGAAACCCACGCGGGCGAAGACTTGCATGACGGCGTCAGCTACGAGATGTTCCTGCAGCGCACCGGCAACCACGCCCGCGCAAACCTGCTGTATGACCCCAGCCACTTCGTGCTGCAACAGCTGGATTACCTGCAATTCATCGACTTCTACCACGACCGCATCCGCATGTTCCACGTCAAGGATGCCGAGTTTAACCCCACCGGCCGCCAAGGCGTCTATGGCGGCTACCAGTCGTGGGCCGACCGCGCCGGCCGCTTCCGCAGCCTTGGCGACGGACAGGTCGATTTCAAGTCGATCTTCGCAAAACTGGCGCAATATGACTATGCCGGCTGGGCTGTGCTGGAATGGGAATGCGTCATCAAACACCCCGAAGACGGCGCGCGCGAAGGGGCCGCTTTTATCCGCGACCACATTATCCGCGTCACCGAACGTGCCTTTGACGACTTTGCCAATACCGGCGTCGATGCGCAGATGAACCGAAAAATGCTGGGACTTGGGGCCTAA
- a CDS encoding GMC oxidoreductase, whose product MADMHYDAIVVGSGISGGWAAKELTEKGLKVLLLERGRNIEHVKDYVNAQKEAWDYPHRGRPTNAMKDEFPVLRRDYPLSESTYGMWANEQENPYVEEKRFDWFRGYHVGGRSLMWGRQTYRHSAMDFEANAREGIAVDWPIRYEDVAPWYDYVERFAGISGNRDGLDVLPDGEFLPPIPLNVVEKDVAARLQQAYGGKRYLINARTANITEPRPEQNRSSCQYRNKCVLGCPYGAYFSTQSATLPAAVATGNLTLRPFSIVRELIYDKDNKRVKGVEVIDAETGLTYEYTANIVFLNASTFNSTWILMNSATDVWEGGLGSSSGELGHNVMDHHFRVGARGSVEGFEDMYYYGRRPAGFYVPRFRNVPGDDPRNYLRGFGYQGSASRGGWSRAAEELGVGEDLKNALTTPGEWGINMLAFGEILPYHDNKISLNKGVTDKWGLPVLSFDVSMRDNEFEMRKDMKQDAIEMLEAAGVKNVEGYETPYAPGMGIHEMGTARMGRDPATSVLNGNNQVWDAPNVFVTDGACMTSASCVNPSLTYMALTARAADFAVEELKKGNL is encoded by the coding sequence ATGGCAGATATGCACTACGACGCAATTGTCGTCGGGTCGGGAATCAGCGGCGGCTGGGCCGCCAAGGAATTGACCGAAAAAGGGCTGAAAGTCCTGCTGCTGGAACGTGGCCGCAATATCGAACACGTCAAAGACTATGTGAACGCCCAAAAAGAGGCATGGGACTACCCCCACCGCGGCCGCCCGACGAACGCGATGAAAGACGAGTTCCCGGTGCTGCGCCGCGACTACCCGCTGTCGGAATCGACCTATGGCATGTGGGCGAACGAACAAGAAAACCCCTATGTCGAGGAAAAGCGCTTCGACTGGTTCCGCGGTTACCATGTGGGTGGCCGCTCGCTGATGTGGGGCCGCCAAACCTACCGCCACAGTGCGATGGACTTCGAAGCGAACGCCCGCGAAGGCATCGCCGTCGACTGGCCCATCCGCTACGAAGATGTGGCGCCATGGTATGACTACGTCGAACGCTTCGCCGGCATTTCGGGGAACCGCGACGGGCTGGATGTGCTGCCCGACGGTGAATTCCTGCCGCCTATCCCCTTGAACGTGGTCGAAAAAGACGTGGCCGCCCGCCTACAGCAGGCTTACGGCGGCAAACGCTACCTGATCAACGCGCGCACCGCTAATATCACCGAGCCGCGCCCGGAACAGAACCGCTCATCCTGTCAATACCGCAACAAATGCGTGCTGGGCTGCCCCTATGGTGCGTATTTCAGCACCCAATCGGCCACGCTGCCTGCGGCTGTGGCGACCGGCAACCTGACACTGCGCCCCTTCTCGATCGTGCGCGAGCTGATCTACGACAAGGACAACAAGCGCGTCAAAGGGGTCGAGGTGATCGACGCCGAAACGGGTCTCACCTACGAATACACCGCCAACATCGTCTTCCTTAACGCGTCCACCTTCAACTCGACCTGGATCTTGATGAACTCGGCCACCGATGTGTGGGAAGGCGGCCTTGGCAGCAGCTCGGGCGAGTTGGGCCATAACGTCATGGACCACCACTTCCGCGTCGGCGCGCGCGGCAGTGTCGAAGGGTTCGAGGACATGTATTATTACGGTCGCCGCCCTGCGGGGTTCTATGTCCCGCGCTTCCGCAACGTGCCGGGCGACGACCCGCGCAACTACCTGCGCGGCTTCGGCTACCAAGGCTCGGCCAGCCGTGGCGGCTGGTCGCGCGCAGCCGAAGAATTGGGCGTCGGTGAAGATCTGAAAAATGCCCTGACCACCCCCGGCGAATGGGGCATCAACATGCTCGCCTTCGGTGAAATCCTGCCCTACCACGACAACAAAATCTCGTTGAACAAAGGGGTTACCGACAAGTGGGGCCTGCCGGTGCTATCGTTCGACGTCTCGATGCGCGACAACGAATTCGAAATGCGCAAAGACATGAAGCAAGACGCAATCGAGATGCTTGAAGCGGCCGGCGTCAAAAATGTCGAGGGCTACGAGACCCCCTACGCCCCCGGCATGGGCATCCACGAAATGGGCACCGCCCGCATGGGCCGCGACCCCGCAACATCCGTGCTGAACGGCAACAATCAGGTCTGGGATGCACCGAACGTTTTTGTCACCGACGGCGCGTGCATGACCTCGGCCTCGTGCGTCAACCCGTCGCTGACCTACATGGCGTTGACGGCCCGCGCTGCCGATTTCGCTGTCGAAGAACTGAAGAAAGGGAACCTGTGA
- a CDS encoding heme/hemin ABC transporter substrate-binding protein, with amino-acid sequence MQRRHFLAAAGGVLFAPRAGFADVLDASNQPVLPRATGRIISLGPDISEIIFALGAGGRVVARDQSSTFPAALADLPSLGQRRALSPEGVMSVAADLIIAAEDIGPVDVVELLAQRFIPFVTVPRDFSLAGILRKVQIIAAAVDRVTAGEALSREIAADYAAAEALSAGIPLEARPRTVFFHGLLRFSAAGRNTAAGEIMRAAGGNNVFADHEGYLQASPELILERDPEVVILMPDGHGGPLAADVFAMPAFQASAAARNNALVVLEDNLMIGFGPRTAGQIRRLAQVLYP; translated from the coding sequence ATGCAAAGGCGTCATTTTCTGGCCGCTGCGGGCGGGGTGTTGTTCGCCCCGCGCGCGGGTTTTGCCGATGTGCTGGACGCAAGCAACCAGCCGGTGCTGCCGCGCGCCACGGGGCGGATCATCAGCCTTGGCCCCGATATCAGCGAGATCATTTTTGCCCTGGGCGCGGGGGGCCGCGTGGTGGCGCGGGATCAATCCTCGACGTTTCCGGCGGCTTTGGCGGATCTGCCGTCGTTAGGGCAGCGGCGCGCGCTATCGCCCGAGGGGGTGATGTCGGTCGCGGCTGATCTGATCATCGCCGCCGAGGATATCGGCCCCGTCGATGTGGTCGAACTGCTGGCGCAGCGGTTCATTCCGTTCGTCACGGTGCCGCGCGACTTTTCGCTAGCGGGGATTTTGCGCAAGGTGCAGATCATCGCGGCGGCGGTTGATCGCGTGACGGCGGGCGAGGCCCTGTCGCGCGAGATTGCCGCCGATTATGCGGCTGCCGAGGCGCTGAGCGCCGGTATCCCGCTGGAGGCGCGCCCGCGCACCGTGTTTTTCCACGGGCTGCTGCGCTTTAGCGCGGCGGGGCGCAACACGGCTGCGGGCGAGATCATGCGCGCGGCGGGGGGCAACAACGTCTTTGCCGACCACGAGGGCTATTTGCAGGCCTCGCCCGAGTTGATCTTGGAGCGCGACCCCGAGGTGGTCATCTTGATGCCCGACGGCCATGGCGGCCCGCTGGCGGCGGATGTATTCGCGATGCCCGCGTTTCAGGCCTCGGCTGCCGCGCGCAATAACGCGTTGGTGGTGCTAGAGGATAACCTGATGATCGGTTTCGGGCCGCGCACGGCGGGGCAAATTCGCCGCTTGGCGCAGGTGCTATACCCCTAG